The Rhododendron vialii isolate Sample 1 chromosome 8a, ASM3025357v1 genome has a window encoding:
- the LOC131335140 gene encoding pentatricopeptide repeat-containing protein At2g13420, mitochondrial-like, producing MASSMARIFSLPRSTTTTTPISHLTLSKTRPFSTTATTTHHQLNLPSFHPSPDADQISQLLLHHHNPYHPTESPLQLTGILLSPNVVHQTLIRLRNVSKIALSFFHWAKSQPNYRHDPAAYHLMIDALGKVRQFDVAWQLVIEMDNLKLKPSFATFGILTRRLISAGLTRQAIRAFDDMESFVEKETSRDEFRFLLDTLCKYGYVKVATEVFNERKSRFGVDVKMYTVLVYGWCKINRPKMGEKFFREMVDRGIEPNVVTYNVLLDGICRKSSLHPEERFERTIRDAEKVFDEMRERGIEPDVTSYSIVLHVYSRAHKPELCLDKLKMMKSRGICPTVVSYTSVVKCLCSCGRIEDAEELVNEMVGNGVSPTAATYNCFFKEYRGRKDADRALNLYRKMRQELQQLPSAHTYNILVGMFVKLDRMEIVREIWDDMKASGGGPDLDSYTLLIHSLCEKKKWKEACQFFVEMIERGLLPQKVTFETLYRGLIQSDMLRTWRRLKKKLEEESITFGSEFQNYHFKPYRR from the coding sequence ATGGCGTCGTCTATGGCGCGGATCTTCTCCCTCCCTcgctctaccaccaccaccactcccataTCCCACCTCACTCTCTCTAAAACCCGCCCCttctccaccaccgccaccaccacccaccaccaACTCAACCTCCCATCCTTCCACCCCTCCCCGGACGCCGACCAAATATCccaactcctcctccaccaccacaaccctTACCACCCCACCGAATCCCCCCTCCAACTCACCGGCATCCTCCTCTCCCCGAACGTCGTACACCAAACGCTAATCCGCCTCCGAAACGTCTCCAAAATCGCCCTCTCCTTCTTCCACTGGGCCAAGTCCCAGCCCAACTACCGCCACGACCCCGCCGCCTACCACCTCATGATCGACGCCCTCGGCAAGGTCCGCCAGTTCGACGTCGCCTGGCAACTAGTTATCGAGATGGATAATTTGAAACTAAAACCTAGTTTCGCAACGTTCGGGATCTTGACCCGCAGGTTGATCTCCGCCGGGCTAACTCGCCAGGCGATCCGCGCGTTCGACGACATGGAGAGTTTCGTCGAGAAGGAAACGAGTCGCGACGAGTTCCGTTTCCTTCTCGATACGCTGTGCAAGTACGGGTACGTGAAGGTGGCGACGGAGGTGTTCAATGAGAGGAAGTCTAGGTTTGGAGTTGATGTGAAAATGTATACGGTTTTGGTGTACGGGTGGTGCAAGATAAATCGGCCGAAAATGGGGGAGAAGTTTTTTAGAGAGATGGTGGATAGGGGGATTGAGCCCAATGTCGTTACTTACAACGTGCTGTTGGATGGGATTTGCAGGAAGTCGAGCTTGCATCCGGAGGAGAGGTTCGAGAGGACTATAAGGGACGCGGAGaaggtgtttgatgaaatgcgcGAGAGAGGGATAGAGCCTGATGTCACGAGCTACTCGATCGTGCTTCATGTTTACAGCCGGGCACATAAGCCCGAGTTGTGCCTTGATAAgttgaagatgatgaagagtagAGGGATATGCCCGACGGTGGTGAGTTACACGTCGGTTGTCAAGTGCCTTTGTTCATGTGGGAGAATTGAAGATGCTGAGGAGTTGGTTAATGAGATGGTGGGTAACGGTGTTAGTCCTACAGCTGCGACTTACAACTGTTTCTTTAAGGAGTACAGGGGAAGGAAGGATGCGGACAGGGCTTTGAATTTGTATCGGAAGATGAGACAAGAATTGCAACAGTTGCCCAGTGCGCATACGTACAATATTTTGGTGGGGATGTTTGTGAAGTTGGATCGAATGGAGATTGTGAGGGAGATTTGGGACGATATGAAGGCTAGTGGGGGTGGACCAGATTTGGATTCGTACACGTTGTTGATCCACTCGTTATGTGAGAAAAAGAAGTGGAAAGAAGCTTGCCAGTTTTTCGTAGAGATGATAGAGAGGGGGTTGCTTCCGCAAAAAGTCACTTTTGAGACTCTGTACCGCGGGTTAATACAGTCGGATATGTTGAGAACTTGGAGAAGATTGAAGAAGAAGCTTGAGGAAGAGTCCATAACATTTGGTTCAGAATTCCAAAATTATCACTTCAAGCCATATAGGAGGTGA
- the LOC131335142 gene encoding nucleolar protein 56-like, whose product MALYVLYESASGYALFLAHGLDEIGQNTESVRNSVSDLNRFGKVVKLVAFTPFESALDALNQCNAVSEGQMTDELRNFLELTLPKVKEGKKPKFSLGVAEPKIGSHILEETKIPCQSNEFVLELLRGVRLHFDRFIQNLKPGDLEKAQLGLGHSYSRAKVKFNVNRVDNMVIQAIFLLDTLDKDINSFSMRVREWYSWHFPELVKIINDNYLYAKVAKFVDNKSELSDEHIPGLTDIVGDEDKAKEIVEASKSSMGQDLSPIDLINVKQFAQRVMDLAEYRKKLYDYLVTKMSDIAPNLAALIGEVVGARLISHAGSLTNLAKCPSSTLQILGAEKALFRALKTRGNTPKYGLIFHSSFIGRASARNKGRMARYLANKCSIASRLDCFLDKNTTSFGDKLREQVEERLEFYDKGVAPRKNIDVMKSALEIVQNKDTEMVVEKAPIEASVKKSKKKKSKAEAAEDSDVMEEDKPSAATNGDASEEPKSGKKKKKRRMEQESEPEQDQTVENGNGVNRLNADGGSVKKKKKSKDEDKEDLPAASEGKKKKKKSRSTDED is encoded by the exons ATGGCGCTGTACGTTCTGTACGAGTCAGCCTCGGGTTACGCCCTGTTTCTCGCCCACGGCCTCGACGAAATCGGCCAGAACACTGAGTCGGTTCGTAACTCGGTCTCCGATCTCAACCGATTCGGAAAGGTCGTGAAGCTCGTCGCTTTCACGCCGTTCGAGTCCGCTCTCGACGCTCTCAACCAGTGTAACGCTGTCTCCGAAg GACAAATGACAGATGAGTTGAGGAACTTTTTGGAGCTAACCCTCCCAAAAGTTAAGGAGGGAAAGAAGCCTAAGTTTAGTTTAGGAGTTGCTGAGCCTAAGATTGGCTCCCATATTTTAGAAGAGACGAAGATCCCCTGCCAAAGTAATGAGTTTGTTCTTGAGCTTCTTCGTGGTGTGCGTTTGCATTTTGATAGGTTCATTCAGAACCTGAAG CCTGGTGATTTGGAGAAAGCCCAACTTGGTCTAGGACACAGTTACAGCAGGGCAAAGGTCAAGTTCAATGTAAACCGTGTCGACAATATGGTTATTCAGGCTATCTTCCTTCTTGATACTCTTGATAAGGATATCAATTCCTTCTCCATGAGAGTCAG AGAGTGGTACTCTTGGCATTTCCCTGAATTGGTGAAGATTATCAATGATAACTATCTGTATGCCAAAGTTGCGAAATTTGTTGATAATAAATCAGAGTTGTCCGATGAACATATCCCAGGTCTGACTGACATTGTTGGAGATGAAGACAAAGCAAAGGAAATAGTAGAGGCGTCAAAGTCATCTATGG GACAGGACTTGTCTCCAATTGACCTAATTAATGTCAAGCAATTTGCCCAGAGGGTGATGGACCTCGCTGAGTACAGGAAGAAGCTCTATGACTACCTGGTGACTAAAATGAGTGACATTGCACCCAATTTGGCTGCATTGATTGGTGAAGTGGTTGGAGCACGGTTGATTTCTCATGCTGGTAGCCTAACCAATCTGGCAAAGTGCCCTTCTTCTACCCTACAGATCCTTGGTGCAGAGAAAGCGCTCTTCAG GGCGCTGAAAACCCGAGGGAACACCCCAAAATATGGTCTCATAttccattcttcttttattgGACGGGCATCTGCTCGAAACAAAGGCCGAATGGCTCGTTATCTTGCAAACAAGTGCTCTATTGCATCTCGCTTAGACTGTTTCTTAG ATAAGAATACCACTTCTTTTGGGGACAAACTCCGTGAACAGGTTGAGGAACGACTTGAATTCTATGATAAGGGGGTTGCTCCTCGGAAAAATATTGATGTGATGAAATCTGCCCTTGAAATTGTTCAAAATAAAG ATACTGAGATGGTAGTGGAAAAAGCACCTATTGAAGCTTCAGtaaagaaaagcaagaaaaagaagTCAAAAGCAGAAGCTGCGGAAGACAGTGATGTAATGGAAGAGGATAAGCCAAGTGCTGCTACTAATGGGGATGCTTCTGAGGAGCCTAAAAgcggaaagaaaaagaagaaacgaAGAATGGAACAGGAATCGGAGCCGGAACAGGATCAGACGGTTGAGAATGGGAATGGTGTGAACAGGTTGAATGCAGATGGGGGATCggtgaagaagaaaaagaagagtaaGGATGAAGATAAAGAGGATCTTCCAGCTGCTAgtgaaggaaagaagaaaaagaagaagtcaagaAGCACAGATGAGGACTGA